Proteins from a genomic interval of Candidatus Acidiferrales bacterium:
- a CDS encoding DUF4386 domain-containing protein, with protein sequence MKISTIDGSQRKAAWIAGLACPISFVTVVAVNFGIFERLIVSGNPAETARNILAHETLFRIGIAGDLVYCVGVVVLLTALYVILKPVDQNLALLAAFGRLVHGFTWLLVTLNLFTALRLLSGADYSRAFGPDQLPVVARLYLSGFDAYYVGLLFWGLGATVGSYLWFKSGYVPRALAAFGVISSAWCAACTFVLYIFPDFPKLVNLWWFDSPMAVFELALSFWLLFKGLRPSGIPEPDKASDRAQAGAV encoded by the coding sequence GCTGCATGGATCGCAGGACTTGCTTGCCCGATCTCGTTCGTCACCGTGGTCGCGGTCAATTTCGGCATCTTCGAACGCCTGATCGTATCCGGCAATCCGGCGGAAACCGCTCGGAATATCCTGGCGCACGAAACACTATTCCGCATCGGCATCGCGGGCGACCTGGTCTACTGCGTGGGCGTTGTCGTACTGCTCACAGCGCTTTACGTCATTCTCAAGCCGGTGGACCAGAACCTTGCCTTGCTCGCAGCATTCGGCCGGCTGGTCCATGGCTTCACGTGGCTCCTGGTGACGCTCAATCTCTTTACCGCTCTGCGGCTGTTGAGCGGCGCTGATTACTCGCGAGCGTTTGGACCAGATCAGTTACCGGTCGTGGCGCGGCTGTACCTCTCTGGTTTCGACGCGTACTACGTTGGCTTGCTGTTTTGGGGATTGGGAGCCACCGTTGGTAGTTACTTGTGGTTCAAGTCGGGCTACGTCCCCAGAGCACTGGCTGCCTTTGGTGTGATCTCGTCTGCATGGTGCGCGGCCTGCACTTTTGTTCTTTACATCTTCCCCGACTTTCCCAAGCTAGTGAACCTGTGGTGGTTCGATTCGCCTATGGCTGTCTTCGAACTGGCACTGAGTTTTTGGCTTCTGTTTAAGGGATTAAGGCCATCTGGAATACCTGAGCCCGATAAAGCAAGCGATCGAGCACAGGCCGGTGCCGTCTGA